From the genome of Apodemus sylvaticus chromosome 3, mApoSyl1.1, whole genome shotgun sequence, one region includes:
- the Hcrtr1 gene encoding orexin/Hypocretin receptor type 1 — translation MEPSATPGAQPGIPTSSGEPFHLHPDYEDEFLHYLWRDYLYPKQYEWVLIAAYVAVFLIALVGNTLVCLAVWRNHHMRTVTNYFIVNLSLADVLVTAICLPASLLVDITESWFFGHALCKVIPYLQAVSVSVAVLTLSFIALDRWYAICHPLLFKSTARRARGSILGIWAVSLAVMVPQAAVMECSSVLPELANRTRLFSVCDEHWTDELYPKIYHSCFFIVTYLAPLGLMAMAYFQIFRKLWGRQIPGTTSALVRNWKRPSEQLEAQHQGLCTEPQPRARAFLAEVKQMRARRKTAKMLMVVLLVFALCYLPISVLNVLKRVFGMFRHANDREAVYACFTFSHWLVYANSAANPIIYNFLSGKFREQFKAAFSCCLPGLGPNSSARHKSLSLQSRCSVSKVSEHVVLTTVTTVLS, via the exons ATGGAACCCTCGGCCACGCCTGGGGCCCAGCCCGgcatccccaccagcagcggGGAGCCCTTCCATCTGCATCCAGACTATGAGGATGAGTTCCTCCACTACCTGTGGCGCGATTATCTCTACCCGAAGCAGTACGAGTGGGTTCTCATCGCCGCCTACGTGGCCGTGTTCCTCATAGCCTTGGTGGGCAACACCCTGG TCTGCCTGGCTGTGTGGCGGAACCATCACATGAGGACAGTCACCAACTACTTCATTGTCAACCTGTCCCTGGCAGATGTGCTGGTGACGgccatctgcctgcctgccagcctgtTAGTGGACATCACTGAATCGTGGTTCTTTGGCCATGCTTTGTGCAAAGTCATTCCCTATCTCCAG GCCGTGTCGGTGTCAGTGGCAGTGCTGACTCTCAGCTTCATCGCCCTGGACCGCTGGTATGCCATCTGCCACCCACTGTTGTTCAAGAGCACAGCTCGCCGTGCCCGTGGCTCCATCCTGGGCATCTGGGCCGTGTCGCTGGCTGTCATGGTGCCCCAGGCCGCTGTCATGGAGTGCAGCAGTGTCCTGCCCGAGCTAGCCAATCGCACCCGGCTCTTCTCTGTCTGTGATGAGCACTGGACAG ATGAACTCTACCCCAAGATCTATCACAGCTGCTTCTTCATTGTCACCTACCTGGCCCCTCTGGGCCTCATGGCCATGGCCTATTTCCAGATCTTCCGCAAGCTCTGGGGCCGCCAG atCCCTGGTACCACATCGGCCTTGGTGCGAAACTGGAAGCGGCCCTCAGAGCAACTAGAGGCTCAGCACCAGGGGCTGTGTACAGAGCCGCAGCCCCGGGCCCGAGCCTTCCTGGCTGAGGTGAAGCAGATGCGAGCTCGGAGGAAGACCGCTAAGATGCTGATGGTGGTCCTGCTGGTGTTTGCGCTCTGTTATCTGCCCATCAGTGTCCTCAATGTCCTTAAGAG AGTGTTCGGGATGTTCCGCCACGCCAACGACCGGGAAGCCGTCTACGCCTGCTTCACCTTCTCCCACTGGCTGGTGTACGCCAACAGTGCTGCCAACCCTATCATCTACAACTTCCTCAGTG GCAAATTCCGGGAGCAGTTCAAGGCCGCcttctcctgctgcctgcctggtcTGGGTCCCAACTCCTCTGCCAGACACAAGTCCTTGTCCTTGCAGAGCCGCTGCTCCGTCTCCAAAGTCTCTGAGCATGTCGTGCTGACCACTGTCACTACCGTGCTGTCCTGA